The genomic stretch ACCTGGCGGGCGCGGCGCCCGGTCATGGCGGGATAGTGACGGGCGGCGGCGCGGGTCCTGCGCCCGCGCCGCCAGGCTCAGCGCAGCAGGATGGGCTTCACCGCGTATTCCCACAGGGTGAAGACCACCTCGATCCCCACCAGCACCACCACCGCGACCTCGAGCCCGAGCGCGCGGCGGCCATGCAGCAGCGACAGCACGCCCTCCGTGGTGTCGCCGATCAGGGCCAGCTTGCGGTCGAGCGCGGCGGAGCGTTCCTTCAGCTCATACTCGTCCGCCAGGCGCGCGTGCAGGCGTTCCAGCGAGGGATGGTCCCACAGCAGTTCGGGCTTGTCCTCGGCCTCGACCCGCGCGGTGGTGCGGCTGCGCGCCGACAGCGCATGCCCGATCTGCCGGTGCAGCGCGCGCGAGGATGCCGCGAGCCGCCCCTCGGTCTTCAACGTGGTCACCACCGGTTCGAGCCGGTCGAGCGCCGCCGCCAGCAGCGCCTCCTGGTGTGCGAGCGCGGCCGACTTCGCCAGCGCATCCGCCACCACCGCGAGCCGCGGCACCGAGAGGTCGCGCAGGCGGATCACGCCGTCGGGGTCGATGCCGTCCTGCTCGGCGCCGGTCTCGATCGTGGCATTCTCCTCGATCGGCGTGGGCAGCGGCGCGGTCAGGCGGGGCTTCAGCATCTCGATCACCGCCGCCTCCTGCGCGGCGGTGGCGCCGATGAAGACCACGGCGCCCCAGCGGAAGGCGAAGGCGGTGAAGCCCTCGGGCGTGGCGAGCGGCACGGGGTCGGCGAGCGGCGCGCCCTCGCGCGGCAGGCCACGGTGGTCGAGCCTTTCGCCCAGCAGCAGGGCGCGTGCCTGGACCATGGTCAGCGCGTCCCGCCGCCGGTGCGCCGGCCGGCGGGCCCGGCGCACCAGGCGGCGGGCTGCGCCAGGCCAGGCGGGGCGCTGACCGGTCCGCGAGGGTCATCCGCGCCGGGGATGCGCGGTGCCGGCAGCAGCGGCCTCGCCCCGGTGCCACGGCTGGTGAGGCGCATCGTCGCGGCATGCGGCTTCCTGGCACTCCTGCGATGGGGCTGGTGGTGCTCCGTCACCTGGCCGGCGACGCCGTGGCGGGCTTTCGCACGCTGACACGCCAGTCCGCGATGCGCGTGCCCCAAGACCGGCACGCCGGGTCCGCCGGCGGTATCGATGTATTCACCGCCGTCGTCCTTCCATGCGCGCGTGTCCGTCGCGCGGGTCCATGAAACTGCACCTGTCGCGCGAGAGTGGGCGACCGGGTGCGGCTGCGCGGGGTGCGTCTCGTGCGCCCCGCCGCCGGGGTGCTGCGGGCGCGCCCGAACGGGTGCGGCCACTTGGCCCGGGGCATGGGGGATGACGGCGGCGATGATGGGCGGATCGGTCGGCGGAATCGCGGTCATGGCAGGCCTCGGCGCAACGGTCCCGGACGCAGCCTGCGCAGGCCGCCCTGCACTGTCCATGGCACGGAAGCCCCGAAATGTGGTGTGAATCCCGCCGCCCTATCCCCATATGCTGGGTGCCCCGGACCCGATGGCCGGGGCGCGAGGACAGCATGGACGGCTCTCCCCCCGCGCCGGCGCCCGCGCCGGCCGCAGCAACACTGGCAGACCCGCCGGGGGCCGCTTTCGGCACGGCGGCGGTTGCTGCACGCGCTTTCGACCCGGGCATGGGCCTGGCGGTGGCGCGCCGCACCGTCCTGCGCCCCGAGGACCAGGAGGATTTCGGCCGCGTCGCCGATCGCGTCGCCGCGGGCAACATGGCGCTGCTCGGCCGCGCCCCCACCATCGCCGATGCCGCCGAGCAGGCGCGGTTGCGCAACGCCATCGCCACCGGCGCGCTGGTCACCTCGGGCCGTCACCTCCAGCACGGGGATGCGCGGCAGCCGCGCCGCAACATGGAGGTCTTCACCAACTGCGCCACCGCCGGCGCCTCCTTCACCAAGTTCTATTTGCTGCTGAACGGGGCCGGGGTGGGCCGCGCCTATGACGACGCGCTGTGCCCGGTCGATTGGGCGCAGGCGCCCGACATCCTGCTGCACCTGTCGCCCGCGCATCCGGACTGGCCGCATGACCGCGCGGCGCTGCATCGCTTCGGCGCGGAATTCGGCCTGCTGCGCTGGGGCATGGGCGCCGATGCCTTCGGCGCGAGCGAGGAGGCCGACGTGCGCGGCTTCATCGCGCGCGAACTGGTGCACGACCTCACGCGCGTGCCGGCCGACGCGATCCGCCACCGCATCGCCGACACGCGCGAGGGCTGGGCGCGCGCGGTCGAATTGATCGAGGGCCTGGCCTACCAGGGCGCGCGCGGGCGGACCCTGTTGCTGGACCTGTCGGATATCCGCCCGCTCGGCGAACCCATCCGCGGCATGCAGGGGCGCCCGGCCTCCGGCCCGCTCTCGCTGCTGCGCGCCTTCATCACGCTGCGCCGCGATGTCATCGAGGCGGCGCGCGGCCGCGACCCCGGGGCCGAGGCGA from Roseomonas fluvialis encodes the following:
- a CDS encoding RMD1 family protein, with the translated sequence MVQARALLLGERLDHRGLPREGAPLADPVPLATPEGFTAFAFRWGAVVFIGATAAQEAAVIEMLKPRLTAPLPTPIEENATIETGAEQDGIDPDGVIRLRDLSVPRLAVVADALAKSAALAHQEALLAAALDRLEPVVTTLKTEGRLAASSRALHRQIGHALSARSRTTARVEAEDKPELLWDHPSLERLHARLADEYELKERSAALDRKLALIGDTTEGVLSLLHGRRALGLEVAVVVLVGIEVVFTLWEYAVKPILLR